The DNA region GACCTCGTCCAGGGTGCCGGAGGTGAAGGACGCGCCGCCGCCGCCGTGGTTGTGCATGTCGACGAAGCCGGGGACCACCCAGTGGCCGCTCAGGTCTACGGTCGGTGCGCCCTCCGCCGTGGAACCGGCGATCCGGGTGCCCTCGACGATCACCCGGCCGTTCTCGACCGTCCCGGTGGGAAGCACCACCCGGGCACCTGCGAGAACTGTGCTGTCTGCGCGTCCGGCCATCAGGCGGATACCTCCGTGGAGAGAAGATCCCAGGCGAGCAGCCCTGCGCCCAGGCATCCGGCGGTGTCCCCGAGGGCCGCCGGGACGATGTGGGGCAGCTTCTGGAACGTGACGCGTTCCTCGACGGCCGCACGGAGTGGTGTGAACAAGGTTTCCCCGGCCTCGGCGAGACCGCCACCGATGATGAGCGCGCGCGGGTTGAGCAACGTCAGCGCGGTGACCAGCCCGGCGGCGAGCGCGTCCACCGCGTTCCGCCAGACCTCCACCGCTGCCGGGTCGCCGGACTCGACGGCCTTCGCGCAGTCCGCGGCGTCCGCCTCGGGGTCGCCGGAGGCGGCGGCCCAGGCGCGGCTGACGGCGGACGCGGACGCCAGGGTCTCCAGACAGCCGCGCTGTCCGCAGCTGCAGTCGGGCCCGTCCGGCCGGACCACGATGTGGCCGATCTCGCCCGCGTACCCGTGCGCGCCCGCCTCGATCGTGCCCGCGATGCCGATGGCCCCGGCGATGCCAGTGCCCAGCGGCACGAAGAGGAAGCGGTCGGCGCCCTTGCCCGCGCCGATCCGGCCCTCGGCGAGCCCGCCGGTGCGCACATCGTGGCCGAGCGCGACGGGAACGCCGCCGAGCCGCTCGCCGAGCAGTTGCCGCATGGGTACGTCGCGCCAGCCCAGGTTCGCGGCGTAGACCGCGATCCCGTTCTCGGCGTCGACGAGGCCGGGCACGGCGACACCGGCCGCGAGGGCGCTCTCGCCGAGGTGCTCCTCGCCGTACGCCCGCAGATCGGCGGCGAAGCCGAGGATCGACTCCACGACGGCTTCGGGGCCGCGCTCTCTGCCGGTCGCCCGCCGTGCCTCGTACAGCAGGGCGCCGTCGGCCCCGACCAGTGCGGCCTTCATTCCGGTGCCGCCCACATCGAGGGCGATGACGTGTTTCACGGGAAACAGTTTCGCCCGAGGAGGCAAAAAGGTC from Streptomyces sp. NBC_01591 includes:
- a CDS encoding ROK family protein — protein: MKHVIALDVGGTGMKAALVGADGALLYEARRATGRERGPEAVVESILGFAADLRAYGEEHLGESALAAGVAVPGLVDAENGIAVYAANLGWRDVPMRQLLGERLGGVPVALGHDVRTGGLAEGRIGAGKGADRFLFVPLGTGIAGAIGIAGTIEAGAHGYAGEIGHIVVRPDGPDCSCGQRGCLETLASASAVSRAWAAASGDPEADAADCAKAVESGDPAAVEVWRNAVDALAAGLVTALTLLNPRALIIGGGLAEAGETLFTPLRAAVEERVTFQKLPHIVPAALGDTAGCLGAGLLAWDLLSTEVSA